Proteins encoded in a region of the Campylobacter showae CSUNSWCD genome:
- a CDS encoding FAD-linked oxidase C-terminal domain-containing protein, with protein sequence MHEKHAKFFVNLLGADNAYFDDAHRIAYCYDATRKRHLPDGVLFPRDERDVSEILKYCNENKIIIVPRGAGSGFTGGALAHEGGVVLAFEKHMNKILEIDMQNMVAVVQPGCININLQREAEKLGLFYPPDPASQEYSTLGGNVSENAGGMRAAKYGITKDYVMALRAVLPNGEVIRAGKRTIKDVAGYNIAGILIASEGTLAVITEITLKLIAKPKFRKTAMGIFPSVNAAMNAVYKTMAAGVTPVAMEFLDALCIRAVETKFNKGLPQDAGALLITDVDGDILDGLEQDLATIERVFRENGASEFRRAKDESERNDIWFARRNCSQAINIYGNLKLNEDITVPRSKLPELLERIGDVAERYGVQVPCFGHTGDGNVHTNVMVVDKADPAQVESGHKAIEEIFKIAVELGGTLSGEHGIGISKAEFMPLAFTPAEMELFRSIKKAFDPNNILNPFKMGL encoded by the coding sequence ATGCACGAAAAACACGCTAAATTTTTTGTAAATTTATTAGGCGCCGATAACGCCTACTTTGACGACGCGCACAGGATCGCCTACTGCTACGACGCGACTAGAAAGCGCCATTTGCCTGACGGCGTGCTTTTTCCTAGGGACGAACGCGATGTGAGCGAGATTTTAAAATACTGCAATGAAAATAAAATCATAATCGTGCCTAGGGGTGCTGGCAGCGGCTTTACGGGCGGGGCGCTAGCGCACGAGGGCGGCGTGGTGCTTGCTTTTGAAAAGCATATGAATAAAATCCTAGAGATCGACATGCAAAACATGGTTGCCGTCGTGCAACCGGGCTGTATAAATATAAATTTACAGCGCGAAGCCGAGAAGCTAGGCCTTTTCTATCCGCCAGATCCCGCCAGCCAGGAGTACTCGACGCTAGGCGGCAACGTGAGCGAAAACGCCGGTGGCATGCGCGCGGCAAAATACGGCATCACCAAAGACTACGTCATGGCGCTGCGGGCGGTGCTACCTAACGGCGAAGTGATCCGTGCTGGCAAACGCACGATAAAAGACGTCGCTGGATACAATATCGCAGGCATCCTCATCGCCAGCGAGGGCACGCTAGCGGTAATAACCGAGATCACGCTAAAGCTCATCGCAAAGCCTAAATTTAGAAAAACGGCGATGGGAATTTTCCCTAGCGTAAACGCTGCGATGAACGCGGTTTATAAGACTATGGCCGCAGGCGTGACGCCAGTGGCCATGGAGTTTTTGGACGCGCTTTGCATACGCGCGGTCGAGACTAAATTTAACAAAGGCCTACCGCAAGATGCGGGCGCGCTGCTCATCACCGACGTCGACGGCGACATTTTAGACGGCCTAGAGCAAGATCTTGCCACGATCGAGCGAGTGTTTAGAGAAAACGGCGCTAGCGAATTTAGACGCGCCAAAGACGAGAGCGAGCGAAACGACATCTGGTTTGCCCGCCGCAACTGCTCGCAGGCGATAAATATCTACGGAAATTTAAAGCTAAACGAGGATATCACGGTGCCGCGCTCAAAGCTGCCAGAGTTGCTTGAGCGTATCGGCGACGTGGCAGAAAGATACGGCGTGCAGGTGCCGTGTTTCGGCCACACTGGGGATGGCAACGTACACACCAACGTGATGGTCGTGGACAAAGCCGACCCGGCACAGGTAGAGAGCGGACACAAGGCGATTGAGGAAATTTTTAAGATCGCAGTGGAGCTTGGCGGTACGCTCAGCGGTGAGCACGGTATCGGCATCAGCAAGGCTGAGTTTATGCCCCTTGCCTTTACGCCTGCTGAAATGGAGCTTTTTAGAAGTATCAAAAAAGCCTTTGACCCAAATAACATCCTAAACCCGTTTAAGATGGGGTTGTAA
- a CDS encoding YihY/virulence factor BrkB family protein has product MNPQKFEKIKQTLKIWLTAMLKIKDKQLLHYASSLSFHTMLSIIPVLLISLSLFTQMPSFSVYYAKIKEFIFAQLLPSNQEAFSNYIETFLQNSSSLGILGLGAIIFTSIMFFADYEYVINRIMHTSSRKFWNSLSAYWTLITLAPLGLGLSFYLSNLFQDILNSSDYTKWINFISIFPYLIIWAIFCVTYLISINRQIALKNALFSSFVASLIWYLGKNIFVFYAANNKTYLSIYGSFSVVLLFFVWIYVSWIIFLYGVKLCAYLEKAGDDKEA; this is encoded by the coding sequence ATGAACCCGCAAAAATTTGAAAAGATAAAACAAACGCTTAAAATTTGGCTAACGGCGATGCTAAAGATCAAGGACAAGCAGCTACTGCACTACGCATCAAGTCTAAGCTTTCACACGATGCTCTCCATCATCCCAGTGCTTCTCATCTCGCTCTCGCTCTTTACGCAGATGCCAAGTTTCAGCGTCTATTACGCCAAGATCAAGGAATTTATATTCGCCCAGCTGCTACCCTCAAACCAAGAGGCGTTCTCAAACTACATCGAGACCTTTTTACAAAATAGTTCGAGCCTTGGCATCCTCGGACTTGGCGCGATCATCTTTACTTCGATCATGTTTTTTGCCGATTACGAATACGTCATCAACCGAATCATGCACACGAGTAGCCGCAAATTTTGGAACTCGCTAAGCGCGTATTGGACGCTCATTACGCTAGCTCCTTTGGGGCTTGGGCTTAGTTTTTATCTCTCAAATTTATTTCAGGATATACTAAACTCCAGCGACTACACGAAGTGGATAAATTTCATAAGTATCTTTCCGTACCTCATCATCTGGGCGATATTTTGCGTGACCTATCTCATCTCGATAAACCGCCAAATCGCCCTAAAAAACGCGCTTTTTAGCTCATTCGTCGCCTCGCTCATCTGGTATCTGGGTAAAAATATATTCGTCTTTTACGCCGCAAATAACAAAACCTATCTTAGCATCTACGGCTCATTTTCGGTGGTGCTGCTATTTTTCGTGTGGATTTACGTATCGTGGATCATCTTTCTTTACGGCGTGAAGCTGTGCGCGTATCTGGAAAAGGCCGGCGACGACAAAGAAGCTTAA
- a CDS encoding ComEC/Rec2 family competence protein gives MQKPQQKSIFENAREVYIFCLACALVFALNLGFSYYKFREFKAQNGVILQAKILQNYEKTNEKGKIYRVLKLKTQDFSFYTTTQADFDAGANEQILIGAENKNVKFKEYLSGSFFMPSYGISELRYATSSEPLRDKIYDFIAAQHENEKMTELFTALFLAAPVGKELRADVNFYGVAHLIAISGYHLGLIFGFLYFIMRPAYSYFQARYFPYRNAKFDLSAAIFAVLFCYLALIGFVPSFLRAFLMSLLALFLLARNVRVVSFELLFTVICAAVALMPSLLFSVGFYFSCMGVFYIYLYLRHFGERFSNLTHAILLNFWVFSAMILPVVYFFPLVSAQQLAVLPLTPLFSLFYPMSALLHAFGAGGALDEYLLEFLSWRAKGVNLSVPFWLFLLYNALSLASVKSKILAAVIVPLNLLCFAALV, from the coding sequence TTGCAAAAGCCGCAGCAAAAATCTATCTTTGAAAACGCGCGAGAGGTTTATATATTTTGCCTTGCGTGCGCGCTCGTTTTTGCGCTAAATTTGGGCTTTAGCTACTATAAATTTCGCGAATTTAAAGCCCAAAACGGCGTTATCTTACAAGCTAAAATTTTACAAAACTACGAAAAAACGAACGAAAAAGGCAAAATTTACCGCGTTTTAAAGCTTAAAACGCAGGATTTTAGCTTTTATACGACGACTCAGGCGGATTTTGACGCTGGAGCGAACGAGCAAATTTTAATCGGCGCCGAAAACAAAAACGTCAAATTTAAAGAGTACCTAAGCGGCTCGTTTTTTATGCCAAGCTATGGTATCTCGGAGCTTCGCTACGCCACTAGCAGCGAGCCGTTGCGAGATAAAATTTATGATTTTATCGCCGCACAGCACGAAAACGAAAAAATGACAGAGCTTTTTACCGCGCTGTTTCTGGCCGCACCCGTCGGTAAGGAGCTTAGAGCGGACGTAAATTTCTACGGCGTAGCGCATCTGATTGCGATTTCCGGTTATCATTTGGGACTGATTTTTGGTTTTTTGTATTTTATCATGCGCCCGGCTTACAGCTATTTTCAGGCGCGATATTTTCCGTATCGAAACGCCAAATTTGACCTCTCGGCCGCGATTTTTGCGGTTTTGTTTTGTTATCTTGCGCTGATTGGCTTCGTGCCGTCCTTTTTGCGGGCGTTTTTGATGAGCCTGCTAGCTCTGTTTTTACTCGCTAGAAACGTGCGTGTCGTTAGCTTTGAGCTACTTTTTACGGTGATTTGCGCCGCCGTAGCGCTGATGCCTAGTCTGCTTTTTAGCGTCGGATTTTATTTTTCTTGCATGGGCGTGTTTTATATTTATCTATATTTGCGGCACTTTGGCGAGAGGTTTTCAAATTTGACGCACGCTATCTTGCTAAATTTTTGGGTATTTTCGGCGATGATTTTGCCTGTGGTTTATTTTTTCCCGCTCGTTAGCGCCCAGCAGCTAGCCGTCTTGCCGCTCACGCCGCTTTTTAGCTTGTTTTATCCGATGAGCGCGCTTTTGCACGCGTTTGGCGCGGGCGGCGCGCTTGATGAATATTTGCTAGAATTCCTATCGTGGCGAGCAAAGGGAGTAAATTTGAGCGTGCCGTTTTGGTTGTTTTTGCTCTATAATGCGCTTAGCCTAGCAAGCGTCAAAAGCAAAATTTTAGCCGCCGTTATCGTGCCGCTAAATTTACTTTGCTTTGCCGCGCTTGTTTAA
- a CDS encoding replicative DNA helicase — MAKENIDMHNLYDLDMERAILASIIYSADNLGEIFDILSPFDFYLRAHGDVYDAMVKCLNENLPVETGFLKTKLGSKFDENVMSEIIGTNSILDVKKYANEIKEKSIKRSLVKIAHQIPSKVSEDKPSRDMVDELSQSFYSLVDGQSAGVVKDAAVIIADVITHLEKQKLLEDKDIVGIDTGFRQLNEMTKGFKHGDLIIIAARPGMGKTTICLNLMNHVLMRGGGVVFFSLEMPAEQIMLRMLSAKTSIPLQNIMTAKMDDEEWSRLSDACEDMSSRKLFVYDSGYVNIHQIRTQMRKLKSSHPEITLCVIDYIGLMMATSNFSDRHLQIAEISRGLKLLARELNMPIIALSQLNRSLESRANKRPMLSDLRESGAIEQDADMILFVYRDEVYREQEEKEAEKKAHAEGKEYVRKFVPNKIEEDAEIIVGKNRNGPVGTVEVIFQKEFTRFVDKSFGAAHVAEFNPNA; from the coding sequence ATGGCAAAAGAAAACATCGATATGCACAATCTCTATGATCTAGATATGGAGCGCGCGATCCTCGCGTCCATCATCTATAGCGCGGATAATCTAGGCGAGATTTTCGATATCCTAAGCCCGTTTGATTTTTACCTGCGTGCTCACGGCGACGTTTACGACGCGATGGTAAAGTGCCTAAACGAAAATTTACCCGTCGAAACGGGATTTTTAAAAACCAAGCTTGGAAGTAAATTTGACGAGAACGTGATGAGCGAGATCATCGGCACGAACTCGATCCTAGACGTCAAAAAGTACGCCAACGAAATCAAAGAAAAATCAATCAAGCGAAGCCTGGTAAAAATCGCACACCAGATACCAAGCAAAGTGAGCGAGGATAAGCCTAGCCGCGATATGGTGGACGAGCTGAGTCAGAGTTTTTATTCGCTAGTGGACGGGCAGAGCGCAGGCGTCGTAAAAGACGCTGCTGTCATCATCGCAGACGTCATCACGCACCTAGAAAAGCAAAAGCTACTCGAAGATAAGGATATCGTGGGCATCGACACGGGCTTTCGCCAGCTAAACGAGATGACGAAGGGCTTTAAACACGGCGATCTCATCATCATCGCGGCGCGACCTGGTATGGGAAAAACCACGATCTGCTTAAATTTGATGAACCACGTGCTAATGCGCGGCGGCGGCGTGGTGTTTTTCTCGCTTGAGATGCCTGCCGAGCAAATCATGCTGCGTATGCTAAGCGCCAAAACCTCGATCCCGCTACAAAACATAATGACGGCCAAAATGGACGACGAGGAGTGGTCGCGCCTAAGCGACGCGTGCGAGGATATGTCTAGTCGTAAGCTTTTCGTCTATGACAGCGGCTACGTAAACATCCACCAGATCCGCACGCAAATGCGCAAGCTCAAGTCCTCGCACCCCGAGATCACGCTTTGCGTCATCGACTATATCGGCCTCATGATGGCGACGTCAAATTTCTCCGACCGCCACCTGCAGATCGCCGAAATCTCGCGCGGACTGAAGCTACTAGCACGCGAACTAAACATGCCTATCATCGCGCTTAGCCAGCTAAACCGTAGCTTGGAGTCTCGCGCCAACAAACGCCCGATGCTAAGCGACCTGCGCGAATCAGGCGCCATCGAGCAGGATGCTGACATGATACTTTTTGTCTACCGCGACGAGGTTTACCGTGAGCAGGAGGAAAAGGAAGCCGAGAAAAAGGCGCATGCTGAGGGCAAGGAGTACGTGCGTAAATTTGTTCCTAATAAGATCGAAGAGGACGCCGAAATCATAGTGGGCAAGAACCGAAACGGCCCTGTGGGCACGGTCGAAGTGATATTTCAGAAGGAATTTACGCGCTTTGTAGATAAGAGCTTTGGCGCCGCGCACGTGGCGGAGTTTAACCCAAACGCCTAA
- the ispG gene encoding flavodoxin-dependent (E)-4-hydroxy-3-methylbut-2-enyl-diphosphate synthase, with translation MQRYPTKQIKIRDVKIGGDAPISVQSMTFSKTKDVKGTLEQIQMLYFAGCDIVRCAVFDKEDTAALREVVKASPLPVVADIHFNHNYAVIVSEFVDAIRINPGNIGSKKNIKAVVDACKQRNLPIRIGVNSGSLEKQFEDKYGRTVEAMVQSALYNINLLEDFDFTDIKISLKSSDVERTMAAYRALRPLVAYPFHLGVTEAGTSFHATIKSAIALGGLLLEGIGDTMRVSITGELEEEIKVAKAILKDSGRQKEGLNIISCPTCGRLQADLMAAVKLVEEKTKHIKEPLNVSVMGCVVNAIGEAKGADVAIAFGKGNGMIMRKGEVVARLPESELVDRFLLEIDDEIKSRA, from the coding sequence TTGCAAAGATACCCCACGAAACAGATAAAAATCAGGGACGTAAAAATAGGCGGAGACGCGCCCATATCGGTGCAGTCGATGACGTTTAGCAAAACAAAAGACGTAAAAGGCACGCTAGAGCAGATACAAATGCTCTATTTTGCGGGCTGCGATATCGTGCGTTGCGCCGTGTTTGACAAAGAGGACACCGCCGCGCTACGCGAGGTCGTAAAAGCTAGCCCGCTGCCCGTCGTCGCCGACATCCACTTTAACCACAACTACGCCGTGATAGTTAGCGAGTTCGTCGACGCTATCCGTATAAATCCGGGCAACATCGGCTCGAAAAAGAACATCAAAGCCGTCGTGGACGCGTGCAAGCAGCGAAATCTGCCTATCCGTATCGGCGTAAACTCGGGCTCGCTCGAAAAGCAGTTTGAGGACAAATACGGCCGCACGGTTGAGGCGATGGTGCAAAGCGCGCTTTATAACATAAATTTGCTCGAGGATTTTGACTTTACCGATATCAAAATCTCGCTAAAATCAAGCGACGTCGAGCGCACTATGGCCGCTTACCGCGCACTACGGCCGCTCGTGGCGTATCCGTTTCACCTAGGCGTGACGGAGGCTGGCACTAGCTTTCACGCGACGATAAAATCGGCAATCGCGCTAGGCGGACTGCTACTAGAAGGCATCGGCGATACGATGCGAGTTAGCATCACGGGCGAGCTCGAGGAGGAGATCAAAGTCGCAAAAGCGATCCTAAAAGACAGCGGCCGCCAAAAAGAGGGGCTAAATATCATCTCGTGCCCAACCTGTGGGCGTTTGCAAGCTGACCTGATGGCTGCGGTAAAACTCGTCGAGGAAAAGACCAAGCACATCAAAGAGCCGCTAAACGTCTCGGTGATGGGCTGCGTTGTAAACGCGATCGGCGAGGCAAAGGGTGCTGACGTGGCGATAGCATTTGGCAAAGGAAACGGCATGATAATGCGCAAAGGCGAGGTTGTCGCGAGGCTGCCCGAGAGCGAGCTGGTCGATAGATTTTTACTCGAGATCGACGACGAGATAAAGTCGCGGGCGTAA
- a CDS encoding DUF4272 domain-containing protein, with protein MAFFDFFKKGGKNSANAAKIGKTAQERKDISIEILKSQGVPFIDHLPLRYETGEVAPREKDEVVARAICSFAAIMCACTIRDNGELTDEDKQGTKDFLSNRFGCIDKLTRMERRVIEGEASYDEAVNMGWKYESLWALMWAMGLVEELGFPNDICDCKFVMDTFVSGDFSGRVKMRGTDEILQALDLIYRYHWACVNARVNGTKSAGLDEEVVMERRGGLEWLCCKGAENDNLTDEYNAWDYPDLNT; from the coding sequence ATGGCATTTTTCGATTTTTTCAAAAAAGGCGGCAAAAATAGCGCAAACGCCGCAAAAATCGGCAAGACCGCGCAGGAGCGCAAGGATATAAGCATCGAAATTTTAAAATCGCAAGGCGTGCCTTTTATAGACCATTTGCCGCTACGATACGAGACGGGCGAGGTCGCGCCGCGCGAAAAGGACGAGGTTGTCGCCCGTGCTATTTGCTCGTTTGCCGCGATAATGTGCGCTTGCACTATCAGAGATAACGGCGAGTTAACCGACGAAGACAAGCAGGGCACGAAGGACTTTTTAAGCAACCGCTTTGGGTGCATAGACAAACTCACGCGCATGGAGCGCCGCGTCATAGAGGGCGAAGCGAGCTACGACGAGGCCGTAAATATGGGCTGGAAATACGAGTCGCTGTGGGCGCTGATGTGGGCCATGGGTCTCGTAGAGGAGCTCGGCTTCCCAAACGACATCTGCGACTGCAAATTTGTGATGGATACTTTTGTCAGCGGCGATTTTTCGGGGCGCGTAAAAATGCGGGGCACTGATGAAATCTTGCAAGCGCTTGATCTCATCTACCGCTACCACTGGGCATGCGTCAATGCCCGCGTGAACGGTACTAAAAGCGCAGGCCTTGATGAAGAGGTCGTGATGGAGAGACGCGGCGGGCTAGAGTGGCTGTGCTGCAAGGGGGCAGAGAACGATAATCTGACGGATGAGTATAACGCGTGGGATTATCCTGATTTGAACACATGA
- a CDS encoding DUF417 family protein encodes MQKFLQALAGSQKYFVNYVSVAIFIVMAWIGGLKVVQYEADGIVPFVTNSPFFSYMYSKKDIVDNGKGKMVAEYNLHKNPEGLVVPKNIEWHKQNGTYAVSYLIGAIICTIGTLVLLGIWFPKLGLIGGLLTFGMSIVTLSFLITTPETWVPNLGNPALGITESPNHGFPYLSGAGRLVLKDIIMSAAGLIVASNAARRILECCKSCSAK; translated from the coding sequence ATGCAAAAATTTTTACAAGCCCTAGCAGGCTCGCAAAAATATTTCGTAAACTACGTTAGCGTCGCGATTTTCATCGTGATGGCGTGGATAGGCGGACTCAAAGTCGTGCAATACGAGGCTGACGGCATCGTGCCGTTTGTAACCAACAGCCCGTTTTTTAGCTATATGTATAGCAAAAAAGATATCGTAGATAACGGCAAGGGCAAAATGGTCGCCGAGTATAACCTACATAAAAACCCGGAAGGCTTGGTCGTGCCTAAAAACATCGAGTGGCACAAACAAAACGGTACTTACGCGGTTTCGTACCTGATCGGCGCGATCATCTGCACTATCGGCACGCTCGTGCTGCTTGGCATTTGGTTCCCTAAACTAGGGCTTATCGGCGGGCTGCTGACGTTTGGCATGTCTATCGTAACGCTTAGCTTTTTGATAACGACGCCTGAGACTTGGGTGCCAAATCTAGGTAATCCAGCACTTGGCATCACTGAAAGCCCTAATCACGGATTTCCGTACCTATCAGGCGCTGGACGACTGGTGCTAAAAGATATAATAATGTCTGCTGCGGGGCTAATCGTAGCCTCAAATGCGGCGCGCAGGATTTTGGAGTGCTGCAAAAGCTGCTCGGCTAAGTAA
- a CDS encoding primosomal protein N': protein MKYYEILLSGLRLEPLTYHSTEILYPFRAVIVEIRGKKALGYVLRQVGEPSFKTAEISEVCTQKLTKIQIALLNFISRYYVVNYSLAVDIFTPSDENVGIIKHEQSDFKTPNLNANQQDALNFAKSHKTSLIFGDTGSGKSEIYFSLIREYLLADKQVLLLMPEISLTPQMTKRLKSYFGEKFGVWHSKITPKKRCEILQKFQSREINLIAGARSALFLPFTELGLIIVDEEHDDSYKSAQNPHYNARDLALFLASKFDVKVVLGSATPSVVSFKKQPHFRLRGTFFKSEKKFTYDESETGLSDVILGELAASFVGGKQAVVFLPTRANFRYLSCRECGSTIKCPFCSVGMSFYKKRNLLKCQYCGFTMSATCSCDKCGSEMIEAKKIGTDELTEALRSAFPAARIEKFDRDEITTQNKLEKTLKAFNAGEIDALVGTQMLSKGHDYHNVDLAVIMGVDELLNFPDFRARERTLALAMQVAGRAGRSGEGRVVVQSRQREFFEDFIADYDAFLDEEILAREPIYPPFSRLLRVIVSDKSEQVAKQRLEICVAELENLRAAESLLEIVGHGKCAIEILGGKYRFEILLRCISHAPLIKAARICAAHGFDVDMDPINFS from the coding sequence ATAAAATACTATGAAATTTTACTAAGCGGACTAAGGTTGGAGCCGCTAACGTACCATTCGACCGAAATTTTATATCCTTTTCGCGCCGTTATAGTGGAAATTAGAGGCAAAAAGGCTTTAGGATATGTTTTGAGGCAAGTCGGCGAGCCGAGCTTTAAAACGGCTGAGATTTCTGAAGTTTGCACGCAAAAATTAACTAAAATTCAAATTGCTCTTTTAAATTTTATTTCTCGCTATTACGTTGTAAACTACTCTTTAGCAGTAGATATTTTTACTCCGTCGGATGAAAACGTAGGTATCATAAAGCACGAGCAAAGCGATTTTAAAACTCCAAATCTAAATGCAAATCAACAAGATGCGCTAAATTTTGCAAAGAGCCATAAAACGAGTTTGATTTTCGGCGATACGGGAAGCGGTAAAAGCGAGATTTATTTTTCGCTTATCCGCGAGTATCTGCTAGCAGACAAACAGGTTTTGCTTTTGATGCCGGAAATCTCGCTTACGCCTCAGATGACAAAGCGACTAAAAAGCTATTTTGGCGAGAAATTTGGCGTATGGCACTCAAAAATAACGCCGAAAAAGCGCTGCGAGATCCTGCAAAAATTTCAGAGTCGCGAGATAAATTTGATCGCAGGCGCGCGCTCGGCGCTGTTTTTGCCCTTTACCGAACTTGGGCTCATCATCGTCGACGAGGAGCACGACGACAGCTACAAATCTGCTCAAAATCCGCATTATAACGCCCGCGACCTCGCGCTATTTTTAGCAAGCAAATTTGACGTCAAAGTCGTGCTAGGCTCGGCCACGCCAAGCGTCGTGAGCTTTAAAAAGCAGCCGCATTTTAGGCTGAGAGGAACGTTTTTTAAAAGCGAGAAAAAATTTACCTACGACGAGAGCGAGACGGGGCTAAGCGATGTGATCTTAGGCGAACTTGCGGCGAGTTTTGTGGGTGGTAAGCAGGCGGTGGTCTTTTTGCCGACGCGCGCGAACTTCCGCTATCTGTCGTGCCGTGAGTGCGGCAGCACGATAAAGTGCCCGTTTTGTAGCGTCGGGATGAGCTTTTACAAAAAGCGAAATCTGCTAAAGTGCCAGTACTGCGGTTTTACAATGTCTGCGACATGCTCGTGCGATAAGTGCGGCAGCGAGATGATCGAGGCGAAAAAAATCGGCACCGACGAGCTAACGGAAGCCTTGCGATCGGCGTTTCCCGCGGCTAGGATCGAGAAATTCGACCGCGACGAGATCACGACTCAAAATAAGCTCGAAAAGACGCTAAAAGCCTTTAACGCGGGCGAGATAGACGCGCTAGTCGGTACGCAGATGTTAAGCAAGGGGCACGACTACCACAACGTGGATCTTGCCGTCATCATGGGTGTAGATGAGCTACTAAATTTCCCTGATTTTCGCGCTCGCGAGCGGACACTGGCGCTGGCAATGCAGGTAGCGGGCAGGGCTGGTCGCTCGGGCGAGGGGCGCGTGGTCGTGCAGAGCAGGCAGCGAGAGTTTTTTGAAGATTTTATAGCGGACTACGATGCGTTTTTGGACGAGGAGATTCTTGCTAGAGAGCCGATATATCCGCCGTTTTCTAGGCTTTTGCGAGTTATCGTTAGCGACAAAAGCGAGCAGGTGGCAAAGCAAAGACTTGAAATTTGCGTTGCCGAGCTCGAAAATTTGCGCGCCGCTGAGTCTTTGCTCGAGATCGTCGGACACGGCAAGTGCGCGATCGAGATCCTTGGCGGTAAATACCGTTTTGAGATTTTACTGCGCTGCATCTCTCACGCTCCGCTTATAAAAGCTGCTCGCATCTGCGCCGCGCATGGCTTTGACGTCGATATGGATCCGATAAATTTTTCGTAA
- a CDS encoding type II secretion system protein: MRRGFTMMELIFVIVIVGILAGIAVPKLFVTRDDAVLARARSDIASIKSAVMNAYNTNMLTGSFTYPALEKTGSTTGLLFENVLQSGIKVDTKSGWSKSGDKYKFTLGGKSTEFTYNIANGAFTCPKTDSLCTALTE, translated from the coding sequence GTGAGACGTGGTTTTACAATGATGGAACTTATTTTCGTGATAGTTATTGTAGGTATATTGGCCGGTATCGCGGTACCAAAATTATTTGTTACTAGAGATGATGCTGTCTTGGCAAGAGCTAGATCGGATATAGCTTCTATAAAAAGTGCAGTTATGAATGCGTACAATACAAATATGCTAACAGGTAGTTTTACTTACCCTGCACTTGAAAAGACAGGTAGCACGACAGGGCTTCTCTTTGAAAACGTTCTTCAAAGCGGCATAAAAGTCGATACAAAGAGCGGGTGGTCAAAGTCTGGAGATAAGTATAAATTTACTCTCGGAGGCAAGTCTACCGAATTTACGTATAACATAGCCAACGGTGCTTTTACTTGTCCTAAAACCGATAGCCTTTGTACGGCCTTAACGGAGTAA
- a CDS encoding type II secretion system protein, protein MRKGFTMIELIFVIVILGILAAVAIPRLTATRDDAEIAKAATNLTTLISDLGAFYTSQGEFSPKLSGMTNVQLAAGGVGTADDIVAAGKRCIRVTLVPNVDATTGKPAHLRIQQGADNSAPVCQKVIASKSVDALLKSKFSFSHKQTGAVIDSGAGEVAISGINVKF, encoded by the coding sequence ATGAGAAAAGGTTTTACAATGATTGAGTTGATCTTCGTGATCGTTATTTTAGGTATTCTAGCTGCTGTCGCTATCCCAAGACTAACCGCAACTCGCGATGATGCAGAGATAGCAAAAGCTGCGACAAATCTTACAACATTGATTAGTGATTTAGGTGCTTTCTATACTTCACAAGGGGAATTTAGTCCAAAATTAAGTGGTATGACAAATGTTCAGCTTGCTGCAGGCGGAGTCGGCACTGCTGATGATATCGTAGCTGCCGGTAAAAGATGCATAAGAGTTACTTTGGTGCCAAATGTTGATGCTACTACAGGCAAACCAGCTCATTTAAGAATACAACAAGGTGCTGATAATTCTGCTCCAGTATGCCAAAAAGTGATAGCTAGCAAAAGCGTCGATGCTTTACTTAAGAGCAAATTCTCATTTTCGCACAAACAAACAGGTGCTGTTATAGATAGCGGTGCAGGCGAAGTCGCAATCAGCGGTATAAACGTTAAATTCTAA